A genome region from Camelina sativa cultivar DH55 chromosome 10, Cs, whole genome shotgun sequence includes the following:
- the LOC104716774 gene encoding inositol-tetrakisphosphate 1-kinase 2-like, producing the protein MFASCEIETARLSRNLGITCNLGFACGGFEDFGMRFEGENMVPTKAEEEEDDGGREVAVTEASPFQFHQPLLQQQKLVVGYALTPKKKKSFLQPKLEVLARRKGIFFVPIDLNRPLSEQGPFDVVLHKLLGKEWQEVIEDYQQNHPEVTVLDPPGSIQRIYNRQSMLQGMADLHLSDCSGSIFVPKQMVVLKDSAASADKVVEAGLKFPLVAKPLWIDGTAKSHQLYLAYDRRSLAELDPPLVLQEFVNHGGVMFKVFVVGDIIKVMRRFSLPNVSNCEKAKVDGVFQFPRVSSASASADNADLDPRVAELPPKPFLEALVKELRSLLGLRLFNIDMIREHGSKNTFYVIDINYFPGYGKMPDYETVFVDFFQNLAQAKHKKRQHCK; encoded by the exons ATGTTTGCTTCCTGCGAGATCGAAACTGCCCGATTGAGCCGTAATTTGGGGATTACCTGCAATTTAGGGTTCGCCTGCGGTGGATTTGAAGACTTTGGTATGAGATTCGAAGGGGAAAACATGGTTCCAACCAAagctgaagaggaagaagacgacggCGGCAGAGAAGTGGCTGTCACCGAAGCGTCGCCGTTTCAGTTTCACCAGCCGTTGCTGCAGCAGCAGAAACTCGTTGTTGGGTATGCTCTCActcccaagaagaagaagagtttcttGCAGCCCAAGCTTGAAGTTCTTGCTAG GAGAAAAGGCATTTTCTTTGTCCCCATCGATTTGAACCGCCCTCTTTCTGAACAAGGGCCATTTGATGTCGTTTTGCATAAG TTGCTGGGAAAAGAGTGGCAAGAAGTTATTGAG GATTACCAGCAAAACCACCCAGAAGTGACTGTGCTTGACCCACCAGGTTCAATACAGCGTATATATAATCGACAATCGATGCTTCAGGGTATGGCAGATTTGCATCTGTCAGATTGCAGTG GCAGCATTTTTGTTCCGAAGCAAATGGTTGTCTTGAAAGATTCAGCAGCTAGTGCTGACAAAGTTGTGGAAGCTGGTCTTAAATTTCCACTAG TTGCAAAGCCGCTCTGGATTGATGGAACTGCGAAGTCACATCAATTGTACTTAGCTTATGACAGGCGCTCACTTGCAGAACTTGACCCGCCTTTAGTCCTTCAAGAGTTTGTAAATCATG GTGGAGTTATGTTCAAGGTTTTTGTGGTGGGTGATATTATAAAAGTCATGAGACGGTTTTCTCTACCAAATGTGAGTAATTGTGAAAAAGCCAAAGTTGATGGCGTCTTCCAATTCCCAAGAGTTTCATCTGCTTCTGCTTCAGCGGATAACGCTGACTTGGACCCTCGTGTTGCTGAACTCCCTCCAAAGCCTTTCCTCGAGGCCCTTGTAAAAGAGCTAAGAAGCTTACTG gGACTTCGTCTCTTCAACATAGACATGATCAGGGAACATGGGAGCAAAAACACGTTTTACGTTATTGACATCAACTATTTTCCAG GTTACGGAAAGATGCCAGATTACGAGACTGTATTTGTAGATTTCTTCCAAAATCTGGCgcaagcaaaacataagaagCGACAACATTGTAAATGA
- the LOC104716773 gene encoding aspartate--tRNA ligase, chloroplastic/mitochondrial, which produces MSLLLRTLPLRPARFLSATAVSASNAAVLFFVPKRRNPLPGTRRTFSNSTVAATSGDVVVKPVPSPPSVLRWVSRTGLCGELSVEDVGKRVRLCGWVALHRVHGGLTFLNLRDHTGIVQVTTVPDEFPEAHGLINDMRLEYVVLVEGTVRSRPNEAINKKMKTGFIEVVAEHVEILNPVRAKLPFLVTTSDETKDSVKEEIRLRFRCLDLRRQQMKNNIVLRHNVVKLIRRYLEDRHGFIEIETPILSRSTPEGARDYLVPSRIQSGTFYALPQSPQLFKQMLMVSGFDKYYQIARCFRDEDLRADRQPEFTQLDMEMAFMPMEDMLKLNEDLIRKVFSEIKGIQLPDPFPRLTYADAMDRYGSDRPDTRFDLELKDVSNVFTESSFRVFTEALESGGIIKVLCVPLGAKKYSNSALKKGDIYNEAIKSGAKGLPFLKVLDNGEVEGIAALVSSLDLQGKTNFVKQCGAAPGDLILFGVGSVTSVNKTLDRLRLFVAHDMDLIDHFKHSILWVTDFPMFEWNEPEQRLEALHHPFTAPKPEDMDDLPSARALAYDMVYNGVEIGGGSLRIYKRDVQEKVLEIIGISPEEAEAKFGYLLEALDMGAPPHGGIAYGLDRMVMMLGGASSIRDVIAFPKTTTAQCALTRTPSEVDPKQLQELSIRTK; this is translated from the exons ATGTCTCTGCTCCTGCGAACTTTGCCTCTTCGACCTGCTCGTTTCCTCTCCGCCACCGCCGTATCCGCATCAAACGCCGCCGTTTTATTCTTCGTACCCAAACGGAGAAACCCACTTCCCGGAACCCGAAGAACCTTCTCCAATTCTACTGTTGCGGCTACCTCCGGCGATGTCGTAGTGAAGCCGGTTCCATCTCCTCCGTCGGTTCTCCGGTGGGTATCTCGCACAGGGCTATGCGGCGAATTATCAGTCGAAGATGTTGGTAAAAGGGTCCGCCTTTGCGGATGGGTCGCACTTCACAGAGTCCATGGAGGTCTCACTTTCCTTAATCTTAGAGATCATACCGGCATTGTCCAG gTAACGACAGTTCCGGATGAGTTTCCTGAGGCACATGGCTTGATCAATGACATGAGGCTTGAGTACGTCGTTTTGGTGGAAGGTACTGTTCGAAGCAGGCCAAATGAGGCcatcaacaagaaaatgaaaacaggATTCATTGAG GTAGTTGCAGAGCATGTTGAAATATTGAATCCTGTGAGGGCAAAGCTTCCCTTTCTAGTTACTACTTCAGACGAGACAAAAGATTCAGTGAAAGAAGAAATCCGCTTAAG ATTTCGGTGCCTTGATCTACGCCGTCAGCAAATGAAGAATAATATAGTTCTTCGCCATAACGTGGTGAAGCTAATTAGAAGATATCTAGAAGACAGACATGGGTTCATTGAG ATTGAAACTCCAATACTCTCGAGATCTACTCCAGAAGGCGCGCGAGATTATCTGGTTCCCTCTAGAATTCAG TCAGGAACATTCTATGCTTTGCCTCAAAGTCCTCAGCTCTTCAAACAGATGTTAATGGTCTCTGGTTTTGACAAATATTACCAGATAGCAAG ATGTTTTAGAGATGAAGATTTAAGAGCTGACAGGCAGCCTGAATTCACTCAGCTTGATATGGAAATGGCTTTCATGCCTATGGAGGACATGCTGAAGCTGAATGAAGATCTTATCCGTAAG GTCTTTTCAGAGATCAAAGGTATCCAGCTACCTGATCCATTCCCAAGGCTGACATATGCTGATGCAATGGATCGATATGGCTCAGATAGACCAGATACACGATTTGATCTTGAGTTGAAAGAC GTGTCAAACGTTTTCACAGAATCGTCCTTCAGGGTTTTTACGGAGGCCCTTGAAAGTGGTGGAATCATTAAGGTATTATGTGTGCCTTTGGGTGCTAAAAAGTATTCCAACTCAGCTCTCAAAAAAGGAGATATTTACAATGAAGCCATAAAATCCGGAGCAAAGGGTCTGCCTTTCTTGAAGGTCTTGGATaatg GCGAGGTCGAGGGAATTGCAGCATTAGTTTCTAGTTTAGACTTGCAGGGTAAAACAAACTTTGTGAAACAATGTGGAGCAGCACCTGGTGATCTTATATTATTTGGAGTGGGTTCTGTTACTTCGGTTAATAAAACCCTAGATAGGTTAAGACTCTTTGTAGCCCATGACATGGATTTGATTGACCAT TTCAAGCACTCAATTCTGTGGGTGACAGATTTTCCAATGTTCGAGTGGAATGAGCCAGAGCAGAGGCTTGAG GCATTACATCATCCATTCACAGCTCCTAAGCCTGAAGATATGGATGACTTGCCTTCTGCACGAGCTCTCGCTTATGACATGGTCTATAATGGGGTTGAG ATTGGTGGAGGAAGTTTGAGGATATATAAGCGGGACGTTCAAGAAAAGGTTTTGGAGATCATTGGCATCTCACCTGAAGAG GCCGAAGCAAAGTTTGGCTACCTTTTGGAGGCTCTTGACATGGGTGCTCCTCCTCATG GGGGAATTGCTTATGGACTAGATAGAATGGTGATGATGCTGGGAGGTGCGAGTTCCATAAGAGATGTAATAGCCTTCCCAAAGACAACCACGGCGCAATGTGCCTTGACGAGGACTCCCTCGGAAGTCGATCCAAAGCAGCTCCAAGAGCTTTCCATCCGCACCAAATAG
- the LOC104716775 gene encoding myb-like protein X, whose translation MKKASSRSQRGSKGIKGKHVLQICVLLGVCIWLIYQVKYSHDKKEFYEKDGEKSTVLLSEVEDGVVKLGRKDLLPGYHIKKEKREKEDEDEDEISHGGEEKKSKVEDEKEEEEEVVEEDEEDKNKQGEEVAEEDEEENKHEEDEIDEQDQSKTVGDTDKDDETLEEEKESGTSESDEKEKDTTHADEIDMTVDEAREEHYKADDASSAVSHESRILNTEKLKESSNETAQENNSNSTTSEVEIQKQPVLKLGEAADVVNKTTTEVKDSDSEPSSSEAKSAVTELQGETVNSNSTEAILEATGFLQNEAKIMRDRSQEKSAPPAGFSEPQPVLELEQISNEFDPNITVSANITNKDSLQDESRNSTSESLLIENISGSNMTEVKENSRFEGDDESAEKESSNVFSTELTEEADNTSETSISQEEMDALTDPQTLPDIRIEGNEEDEEEAIGTE comes from the coding sequence atgaagaaagcatCAAGCAGAAGCCAAAGAGGAAGCAAAGGTATTAAAGGGAAGCATGTTTTGCAGATTTGTGTTCTGCTTGGGGTTTGCATTTGGTTAATCTATCAAGTGAAGTATTCTCATGATAAGAAGGAGTTTTATGAGAAAGATGGCGAGAAATCGACTGTGTTGTTGTCAGAGGTTGAAGACGGAGTGGTGAAGCTTGGGAGAAAAGATCTTCTTCCCGGTTATCATATCAAGAAGGAGAAGCGTGAGAAagaggatgaggatgaagatgagatTAGCCatggaggagaagagaagaagagtaaagtagaggatgagaaagaagaagaagaagaagtagttgaggaggatgaagaagataagaataAGCAAGGAGAGGAAGTAGCtgaggaggatgaggaagaaaacaaacatgaggaagatgagattgatgaacaagaCCAAAGTAAAACCGTTGGAGATActgataaggatgatgaaacacttgaagaagagaaagagagtggaACGAGTGAAAGcgatgagaaagagaaagatactACTCATGCAGATGAGATTGATATGACCGTTGATGAGGCACGCGAGGAGCATTACAAGGCTGATGATGCTTCCAGTGCTGTGTCCCATGAGTCTCGGATACTGAACactgagaaattgaaagaaagttcTAATGAAACAGCTCAGGAGAATAATTCCAATAGCACTACAAGCGAGGTTGAGATCCAGAAGCAACCTGTCTTGAAGCTAGGAGAAGCAGCAGATGTTGTGAACAAAACAACCACAGAAGTGAAAGATAGTGACAGTGAGCCATCCAGTTCTGAAGCAAAAAGCGCGGTAACTGAACTACAAGGTGAAACAGTTAATTCCAATTCGACAGAAGCAATTCTTGAAGCTACAGGCTTTTTGCAGAACGAAGCAAAAATCATGCGAGATCGAAGTCAAGAGAAAAGTGCACCGCCTGCAGGATTCTCTGAACCACAGCCTGTCTTGGAACTTGAGCAAATCAGTAATGAATTTGATCCCAACATCACTGTTTCTGCAAACATTACCAACAAAGATTCCCTTCAAGATGAGTCCAGGAACTCAACTTCAGAGTCTTTGCTGATTGAAAACATATCAGGCTCAAACATGACCGAGGTGAAGGAGAATTCAAGGTTTGAGGGTGATGATGAATCAGCTGAAAAGGAAAGTTCAAACGTTTTCTCTACAGAGCTAACGGAGGAAGCAGATAATACTTCAGAAACGTCAATTTCTCAAGAAGAGATGGATGCACTCACTGATCCACAAACTCTGCCAGATATAAGAATAGAAGggaatgaagaagacgaagaggaagcAATCGGAACAGAGTGA
- the LOC104716779 gene encoding pathogenesis-related protein 1-like, which translates to MKIFNSSQILILVALALVLAFAVPLKAQDRPQDYLDVHNHARDDVNVPHIRWHAGAARYAWNYAQQRKRDCRLVHSNSGGRYGENLAWSSGDMSGAAAVRLWVKEKSDYFYNSNTCRAGKQCGHDTQVVWRNSAWVGCAKVKCDNGGTFVTCNYSPPGNIRGRRPY; encoded by the coding sequence ATGAAGATATTCAACTCTTCTCAAATCCTAATACTCGTGGCGTTAGCTCTTGTCCTAGCTTTTGCGGTTCCTCTGAAAGCTCAAGACCGGCCACAAGACTACCTCGATGTACACAACCATGCTCGCGACGACGTTAACGTGCCTCATATAAGATGGCATGCGGGGGCGGCCAGATACGCCTGGAACTATGCCCAACAAAGAAAGCGGGACTGTCGTCTCGTTCACTCAAACTCAGGCGGGCGTTACGGTGAAAACTTGGCATGGAGCAGTGGTGATATGTCTGGTGCTGCTGCAGTGAGATTGTGGGTCAAGGAGAAGTCGGACTACTTCTACAATTCGAACACATGTCGTGCTGGAAAACAATGTGGTCATGATACTCAAGTTGTGTGGAGAAACTCGGCGTGGGTTGGGTGTGCCAAAGTCAAGTGTGACAATGGTGGAACCTTTGTGACTTGCAACTATTCTCCTCCTGGTAATATTAGGGGCCGTAGGCCTTACTAA
- the LOC104716781 gene encoding peroxiredoxin-2A-like — protein MAPIGVGDVVPDGTISFYDENDQLQTVSVHSLAAGKKVILFNVPGGFSPTCSMKLESGFIEKTEELKSRGIDEIICFSVNDPFVMKAWGKTYPENKHVKFVSDGSGEYTHHLLGLELDLKDKGIAVRSRRFTLLLDNLKVTVAIVDSGHEGPFSQLESITMMMPSMSNLPRDLVEEIIYRVPWKFMRSVRLTCKKWNGLFKSRSFMEMRIAKEEAAAKELGENRMIVILDCNVRLMGIAVNDNLSIKSRGKLTCLEDSEQVKISEVFHCEGLLLCILKDDDTKIVVWNPSLGHTRWIQTRKYNSASAWKGRDYYKYALGYKNNSENRSCRSFKILRFTDETTVIEETDSRLLPVNPALRFEIYDFDSDSWITLDISPHWLIGYDRGVSLKGNTYWSVERKVSPLNDHIICFDFTRERFGPLLPLPFRAWGEQFASLSCVREEKIAALFQSSKTGQLEVWITTKIETNNVSWINFFSIDRQDIERGLSHKSFFIDEEKKVAVVFNKQGIENTVEVIGEVGCLKTWRLRLPEPGDNKCWPIVCSYVPSTVQIKQHKGVKRKEQSD, from the exons ATGGCTCCAATCGGTGTGGGCGATGTTGTACCAGACGGAACTATCTCTTTCTACGATGAAAATGATCAGCTTCAGACAGTCTCCGTTCACTCTCTCGCCGCCGGTAAAAAAGTCATTCTCTTCAATGTCCCTGGTGGTTTCTCTCCCACATGCAG CATGAAGCTTGAGTCTGGATTCATTGAGAAAACAGAGGAGCTTAAGTCAAGGGGTATTGATGAGATCATTTGCTTTAGTG TGAATGACCCATTTGTGATGAAGGCATGGGGAAAGACATACCCTGAGAACAAGCATGTGAAGTTTGTAAGTGACGGGTCAGGGGAATACACACACCACCTTTTGGGACTTGAGCTTGACCTCAAAGATAAGGGTATTGCTGTTAGGTCAAGGAGATTCACTCTGTTACTCGATAACCTCAAGGTGACTGTAGCCATTGTTGATTCTGGTCATGAAGGTCCCTTTTCTCAACTTGAATCAATTACGATGATGATGCCGTCCATGTCAAATCTTCCAAGGGATTTGGTAGAGGAGATTATCTACAGGGTTCCTTGGAAATTTATGAGATCAGTGAGATTAACTTGCAAAAAGTGGAACGGTTTGTTCAAAAGCCGGAGCTTTATGGAGATGCGCATTGccaaagaagaagcagcagcaaagGAATTAGGGGAGAATCGAATGATTGTGATATTGGATTGCAATGTTCGTTTAATGGGCATTGCCGTGAACGACAATTTATCCATAAAGTCTCGAGGTAAACTTACTTGCCTAGAGGATTCAGAACAAGTCAAGATATCTGAAGTCTTTCATTGCGAGGGTTTATTGTTATGCATCTTGAAAGACGATGACACTAAGATTGTTGTTTGGAATCCGAGTTTGGGGCATACAAGGTGGATCCAAACCAGAAAATATAACAGCGCAAGTGCATGGAAAGGACGAGACTATTACAAGTATGCTCTGGGATACAAAAATAATAGCGAAAACAGATCTTGTCGTAGCTTCAAGATCTTGAGGTTTACAGATGAAACAACAGTAATAGAGGAAACAGATAGCAGACTTCTCCCCGTCAACCCTGCTTTACGGTTTGAAATCTACGATTTTGATTCTGATTCATGGATTACTCTTGATATCTCTCCACACTGGCTTATAGGGTATGACCGTGGTGTCTCTCTCAAGGGAAACACTTACTGGAGTGTAGAACGAAAGGTAAGCCCACTCAATGATCAtataatctgttttgattttacaagagagagatttggaccgcTTCTTCCTTTGCCGTTTAGAGCTTGGGGTGAACAGTTTGCATCACTATCTTgtgttagagaagagaagatcgCGGCTTTATTTCAGTCAAGCAAAACAGGTCAGCTTGAGGTATGGATTACGACTAAGATTGAGACCAACAATGTGTCATGGATCAATTTCTTCTCAATTGATAGACAAGACATTGAGCGGGGGCTTTCACATAagagtttcttcattgacgaggagaagaaagttgcTGTGGTTTTTAATAAACAAGGAATTGAAAACACTGTTGAAGTCATTGGAGAGGTTGGATGCTTAAAGACATGGCGTCTTCGTCTTCCAGAACCCGGAGATAACAAGTGTTGGCCAATTgtgtgctcttatgttccaagtacAGTGCAAATCAAGCAACATAAAGGAGTCAAAAGGAAAGAACAAAGCGATTAG
- the LOC104716780 gene encoding DUF21 domain-containing protein At4g33700, with translation MAVEYQCCDTNFFIHIAVIAFLVLFAGLMSGLTLGLMSMSLVDLEVLAKSGTPQYRQYAAKILPVVKNQHLLLVTLLICNAAAMETLPIFLDGLTTAWGAILISVTLILLFGEIIPQSICSRYGLAIGATVAPFVRVLVFLCLPVAWPISKLLDFLLGHRRAALFRRAELKTLVDFHGNEAGKGGELTHDETTIIAGALELSEKMVKDAMTPISDIFVIDINAKLDRDLMNLILEKGHSRVPVYYEQPTNIIGLVLVKNLLTINPDEEIPVKNVTIRRIPRVPEILPLYDILNEFQKGLSHMAVVVRQCDKIHPLPSTNGSVKEVRVDLDSEGTPTPQERMLRTKRSLQKWKSFPNRASSFKGGSKSKKWSKDNDADILQLNGNPLPKLAEEEEAVGIITMEDVIEELLQEEIFDETDHHFEDS, from the exons atggcGGTGGAGTATCAATGTTGCGACACAAACTTCTTCATACATATAGCTGTGATTGCGTTTCTTGTCTTGTTCGCTGGACTCATGTCTGGTTTAACATTGGGTCTTATGTCTATGAGTCTCGTTGATCTTGAAGTTCTCGCTAAATCCGGTACTCCCCAATATCGCCAATACGCTG CAAAAATATTGCCAGTGGTAAAGAATCAACATCTGTTGCTTGTCACTTTACTCATATGCAACGCAGCTGCTATGGAG ACGCTTCCTATTTTTCTTGATGGTCTTACGACGGCATGGGGTGCCATTTTGATTTCAGTTACATtaattcttctctttggtgAG ATTATACCACAGTCAATCTGTTCACGTTATGGTTTGGCGATTGGTGCAACAGTGGCTCCGTTTGTACGTGTTCTAGTCTTTCTCTGCTTACCAGTTGCATGGCCAATTAGCAAG CTGCTGGACTTTCTATTGGGCCATCGTCGTGCAGCACTTTTTCGAAGAGCTGAGCTGAAAACACTTGTGGATTTTCATGGAAATGAG GCTGGAAAGGGTGGAGAGTTGACTCATGATGAAACGACAATCATTGCAGGAGCTCTTGAACTGTCTGAGAAAATGGTCAAGGATGCAATGACACCAATATCAGATATCTTTGTGATTGATATCAATGCCAAACTAGACAG AGATTTGATGAACTTGATTCTCGAGAAAGGGCATAGCAGAGTTCCAGTATACTATGAGCAACCAACTAACATCATCGGCCTTGTTCTG GTAAAGAACTTATTGACCATCAACCCAGATGAAGAAATACCTGTCAAGAATGTCACAATAAGAAGGATCCCAAG AGTTCCAGAAATCTTGCCTCTATATGACATATTGAACGAGTTCCAGAAAGGACTCAGCCACATGGCTGTTGTTGTGAGACAGTGCGACAAGATCCACCCATTACCTTCTACAAATG GGAGTGTTAAGGAAGTCCGAGTGGATTTGGATAGTGAGGGAACTCCTACTCCTCAGGAGAGAATGTTAAGGACAAAAAGATCGCTTCAGAAGTGGAAGAGCTTTCCTAATCGAGCAAGTTCGTTTAAAGGAGGGTCAAAGTCCAAGAAGTGGTCAAAAGACAATGATGCAGACATCTTGCAATTGAATGGCAATCCGCTGCCTAAACttgctgaggaagaagaagctgtcggAATCATTACAATGGAGGATGTCATTGAAGAACTTCTGCAG GAAGAGATCTTTGACGAAACTGATCACCATTTTGAAGACTCCTGA
- the LOC104716777 gene encoding pathogenesis-related protein 1-like: MFQKVALETLVLLLLINYITQIDVSFAQYSQYPQSHESPDSYLRPHNAARAAVRVKPLRWDFGIATVAQDYANQLAAGSCSLEHSSGPYGENLAYGGGDMSAAQAVAMWVDEKSYYDFYSNSCHGPACGHYTQVVWRGSARLGCGKAKCDNGASIVVCNYDPAGNFIGAKPY; the protein is encoded by the coding sequence atgtTTCAGAAGGTTGCTCTTGAGACCTTGGTTCTCCTACTTCTCATTAATTACATTACACAAATCGATGTTTCCTTTGCACAATACTCTCAGTATCCGCAGTCACATGAGTCTCCGGACAGCTACCTCAGACCCCATAACGCAGCCCGAGCCGCGGTCAGAGTGAAGCCCCTAAGATGGGACTTTGGTATAGCCACTGTGGCACAGGACTACGCAAACCAACTAGCCGCCGGTTCCTGCAGTCTTGAACATTCCTCTGGACCATATGGTGAGAATCTTGCATATGGCGGTGGAGACATGTCGGCAGCTCAGGCGGTTGCGATGTGGGTGGATGAGAAGTCgtattatgatttttattcaaACTCGTGCCACGGTCCGGCTTGTGGACACTACACGCAGGTCGTGTGGCGTGGCTCAGCTCGGCTCGGTTGTGGTAAGGCTAAGTGTGATAATGGTGCAAGTATTGTTGTGTGTAACTATGACCCTGCAGGCAATTTTATTGGAGCTAAACCATAttga